A region from the Leptospira venezuelensis genome encodes:
- a CDS encoding beta strand repeat-containing protein, with the protein MSSGINPTKKFYAAVACSFLLFQGCVAWPLLTGAVGLAAGKKGGGLFFLPGGGTPTLSRVEISSPNSSFAKTTSMSLVATAAYSNGTHKDITADAVWSTSDSNIISMAAGGQATGTGVGSANIGITYENKTAQISISVTSAPLSTISISCVNQTDNLPKGITRQCTLTGNFADGSNQDLTNDPNTTWNIGNSSVATIDSTGLVTAVDAGTTSIQASYNSFNASNLSLTVSSAALVSIAVTPTNKSLALGKNQQYTATGTYSDNSNQDITNSVTWNSSDTAVATISNTAGSKGLLSTEDMGTSTITATLNSIGGSTDVTVTAAVLESISITPPNPSTPKGRTLNLVATGIFSDGHNETITDQVTWSSDDNSIATVDNGLGFEGRASGIAVGTVDITAEIGGIVETVSFSVTAAVLESIQLTADDSSIAKGTSTTILATGVYSDGTSQNITGSVSWTSSSTSVLQLGTLTATPKKQVNSPNNGSLGTSTITATSGSISGTVDITVTAAKLVSIAVTPTNPSVAKGLTKDFTATGTYTDSSTQNLTTSVTWASSDTSKATISNASGTEGKATAAAIGTTNITATLGTITSPSTTLTVTAAVLQSITITPSNPSVAKGRSENLSATGTYSDNSTQDLTTSVTWSSSSNSTVGVSNANGTKGKATGVSVGTATITATSGSVSNSITFTVTSAVLDSIEVSFTSSSIAKGTSTLAEATGTYSDGTTQDITDQVVWDSSQTSIIQLGVLTAAPKKTLTSPNNGSLGTSNISATLGSISGNANLTVTAATLASIQVDPTNPSVAKGLTQNFTATGTYTDASTQDLTTSVTWSSSSTSKATISNAAGSKGLATTLATGTTNITATLGSVTSPASVLTVTAAALTSITIAPSPTLSIAKGRTQNFTATGHYTDSSTSDLTTQVTWSSFDQTKATVSNTSGTNGKLTALQEGSTQISASYNSVTSTDTAVTVTAAVLDSISITPTNSSLAKGYTTPFTANGVYSDATTLDITAQVTWASSNTSSSTISNASGNEGKATAVAVGTSTISATLGSVSASTNFTVTAAVLVSIAVSPTNSNVYTTQTKDFTATGTYSDSSTQNLTTSVTWASSSTSNATISNASGTEGRATGIAAGTVTISATSGSVSGNTQLTVVFLDTTAPTVSNVVSLSPTTVRVTFSESVDTTQATTASNYKLALTSGVTGSCSNNSNFSSTSNITVSSVSGSGAIYTLTLASSQTSGTNYTLIVNKSGIQDLSASPNNLGCANYGDFVGQEQLKVSSASCASTSTVIINFSKPIKSGNNVSNSAECSSTAECGNRYAFVGTTSLGNISSAKILDGVVCGGATADSAKVCVTHGLLQTGAQYTIIAANNVNGDGFDNTSWGSIRDSGDSENIQSSPRDRASFLGCGTSPVNFEDGPISIDPNGSTFGYLADFNSKIYTGPNNAGNGALRFAYDGSNPESVQFSFAKDTNGQNSDTSNVSSNSATTRENSIAVPPYVTLGHSGCTQNDATLANGCGPDNESGRGIFTTGSLSSNPYIFIAAARTVPSGSNYNFDYIYYSNDTSTNLNYKYIDMGSITGTVTAGTSSISVLNDRVFPGFAKPSNDGTGTGGGLNAPDFGFITFNSSDSGGTGNCTAGSNCDAYDGSNGRRIRIDYMPYFGGPSNGGNGNVNSSPNWGYYIGVDSSIVFKSRIYAANGGLHAVGHNGSIIRSNSANPTTACSTKNTCTDWTEVGPRTNTKWHNSTTNNWFSLELAKFYDLIPADRAFAQFAEYNDRLYVTRTICVQGTQASGIRTTAGTVSGCTDGTDTNRRAQLWKCDPTLTGGNTECDAGDWTVVGDDGNGITNFGDSTNKTITMVAKNGAYLYVGFDNPNGIRIYRTNTSNPGSASNVWTQIAGNGLTDSSNVQQIFSAVSVSTGGVYYLYVSVGKNNTPVRVYRQQNL; encoded by the coding sequence ATGAGTTCCGGAATCAACCCCACCAAAAAATTTTACGCTGCAGTTGCGTGTTCCTTCCTTCTTTTCCAAGGATGTGTTGCCTGGCCTTTGCTAACGGGCGCTGTTGGGCTCGCGGCAGGAAAGAAAGGTGGTGGATTATTCTTTCTTCCTGGCGGAGGAACTCCTACATTAAGCAGAGTAGAGATCTCTTCTCCAAATTCAAGTTTCGCAAAAACTACGAGTATGTCCTTGGTGGCGACTGCTGCGTATTCTAACGGAACTCATAAAGATATTACTGCGGATGCTGTTTGGAGCACCAGCGATTCAAATATTATTTCTATGGCTGCTGGTGGGCAAGCTACAGGAACAGGAGTAGGATCTGCAAATATAGGTATCACCTATGAAAACAAAACTGCACAAATTTCTATTTCAGTGACATCGGCTCCTTTGAGCACAATTTCGATTTCTTGTGTTAACCAGACGGATAATTTACCTAAAGGGATCACAAGACAATGTACTTTAACAGGTAATTTTGCGGATGGTTCTAACCAAGATCTGACAAATGATCCAAATACTACATGGAATATTGGCAATTCTTCTGTAGCTACAATTGATTCTACGGGACTCGTAACTGCAGTAGATGCTGGAACTACTTCTATCCAAGCTTCTTATAATTCATTCAATGCAAGTAATTTATCCTTAACAGTTAGTTCTGCTGCTTTAGTTTCTATTGCAGTAACTCCTACTAACAAATCTTTAGCATTGGGAAAAAACCAACAGTACACTGCGACTGGAACTTACTCAGACAATTCTAACCAAGACATTACCAATTCTGTAACTTGGAATTCTTCTGATACGGCGGTGGCTACTATTAGCAATACTGCAGGGTCTAAAGGACTTTTATCCACAGAAGATATGGGAACTTCTACCATTACTGCTACTCTGAACTCGATCGGAGGAAGCACTGATGTTACAGTTACTGCTGCAGTTCTTGAAAGTATTTCTATCACGCCTCCTAACCCAAGCACTCCTAAGGGAAGAACATTAAATTTAGTCGCTACGGGTATTTTCTCAGACGGTCATAATGAAACCATCACCGATCAAGTAACCTGGTCCAGTGATGATAATTCTATAGCAACTGTGGATAACGGTTTGGGATTTGAAGGTAGAGCTTCAGGGATCGCCGTAGGAACAGTGGATATCACAGCGGAAATAGGAGGGATAGTAGAAACAGTATCCTTCTCAGTAACTGCTGCAGTGTTGGAGTCCATCCAATTGACAGCAGATGATTCCTCTATTGCAAAAGGAACAAGCACTACAATCTTGGCAACTGGAGTTTATTCTGACGGAACCTCTCAAAATATCACCGGTTCTGTTTCTTGGACTAGCTCTTCTACTTCTGTCCTTCAATTGGGAACCTTAACTGCTACTCCTAAAAAGCAGGTGAATTCTCCGAATAACGGATCACTTGGAACTTCTACAATTACTGCTACTTCTGGAAGTATCAGCGGAACTGTGGATATCACTGTCACTGCGGCAAAATTAGTTTCCATTGCAGTTACTCCTACAAATCCAAGTGTTGCAAAAGGATTAACCAAAGACTTTACTGCAACTGGAACTTACACTGATAGTTCTACTCAAAACTTGACTACATCTGTTACCTGGGCTTCTTCCGATACAAGCAAGGCCACTATTAGCAATGCTTCCGGAACAGAAGGTAAGGCAACTGCTGCAGCGATAGGAACTACAAATATTACTGCAACTTTAGGAACGATTACTTCGCCTTCTACAACGTTGACTGTAACCGCGGCGGTTTTACAATCGATTACGATCACTCCTTCTAATCCAAGTGTTGCGAAAGGAAGATCTGAAAATTTGAGTGCAACGGGAACTTACTCTGATAATTCCACTCAGGATCTTACAACTTCAGTTACTTGGTCAAGTTCCAGTAACTCTACCGTAGGTGTTAGTAATGCGAACGGGACCAAAGGAAAGGCAACAGGTGTATCTGTTGGAACAGCAACAATTACTGCCACCTCAGGATCCGTATCTAACTCCATTACGTTTACTGTAACTTCTGCTGTCTTGGATTCTATCGAGGTCAGTTTTACAAGTTCTTCCATCGCAAAAGGGACTTCTACCCTGGCAGAAGCTACAGGAACATATTCAGATGGAACCACTCAGGATATCACAGACCAAGTTGTTTGGGATAGTTCTCAGACTTCTATCATCCAACTGGGAGTGTTGACTGCTGCACCTAAGAAAACATTAACTTCTCCTAATAATGGTTCTTTAGGAACATCTAATATTTCAGCTACTTTAGGAAGTATTAGCGGAAATGCAAATTTAACTGTAACAGCAGCGACTTTAGCCTCAATCCAAGTGGATCCTACAAATCCAAGTGTTGCCAAAGGACTGACTCAGAACTTTACTGCGACTGGAACTTATACAGATGCAAGCACTCAGGATTTGACAACTTCAGTTACCTGGTCTTCTTCCAGCACAAGTAAGGCGACAATCAGTAATGCTGCAGGAAGTAAAGGTCTTGCAACTACTCTTGCAACTGGAACTACAAATATCACAGCAACATTAGGATCAGTAACTTCTCCTGCGAGTGTATTGACTGTGACTGCTGCAGCTCTTACAAGTATCACGATCGCTCCTTCTCCTACTTTAAGTATTGCGAAGGGACGCACTCAAAACTTCACCGCAACGGGACATTATACTGATAGTTCTACGTCGGATTTGACAACTCAGGTGACTTGGAGTTCTTTCGATCAAACTAAAGCAACTGTTAGTAATACTTCTGGAACTAACGGTAAATTGACTGCTCTCCAAGAAGGAAGCACTCAGATCTCTGCAAGTTATAACTCAGTAACCAGCACAGATACTGCAGTTACAGTAACGGCTGCAGTCCTGGATAGTATCTCCATCACCCCAACTAATTCAAGTTTGGCAAAAGGTTATACGACTCCATTTACTGCAAACGGAGTATATTCTGATGCTACTACATTGGATATTACTGCTCAAGTAACCTGGGCTTCTTCCAATACTTCTTCTTCTACGATCAGTAATGCGAGTGGAAATGAAGGGAAGGCGACTGCAGTTGCAGTTGGAACAAGCACTATCTCCGCGACCCTAGGTTCAGTATCTGCCTCTACTAATTTTACGGTAACAGCTGCGGTTCTAGTCTCGATCGCAGTGTCTCCTACAAATAGTAACGTGTATACAACTCAAACTAAAGATTTCACTGCGACTGGAACCTATTCCGACTCTAGCACCCAAAACTTGACAACTTCAGTTACATGGGCTTCTTCCAGCACAAGTAATGCTACAATTAGCAATGCCTCCGGAACAGAAGGTAGGGCAACAGGTATTGCAGCGGGAACTGTTACGATCTCTGCAACCAGCGGTTCAGTGAGTGGAAACACTCAGTTAACTGTAGTTTTCCTGGATACTACAGCACCGACTGTATCTAACGTGGTTTCTTTGAGCCCGACTACAGTAAGAGTAACATTCTCAGAATCTGTGGATACAACTCAGGCAACCACTGCCTCTAATTATAAATTGGCTCTGACCTCTGGGGTGACAGGTTCATGCTCGAATAATAGTAATTTCTCCTCTACTTCTAATATCACTGTTTCTTCGGTTAGTGGAAGTGGAGCGATCTATACTCTGACCCTAGCTTCTTCGCAAACCTCGGGGACAAACTACACTTTGATCGTGAATAAGAGTGGGATCCAAGACCTTTCTGCAAGTCCGAACAATTTAGGTTGCGCAAACTACGGCGACTTTGTAGGACAAGAGCAGTTGAAGGTAAGTTCTGCATCTTGTGCAAGCACTAGCACTGTGATCATCAACTTCTCCAAGCCGATCAAGTCCGGAAACAATGTGAGCAATTCCGCGGAATGTAGCAGCACAGCAGAATGTGGAAACCGCTACGCGTTTGTAGGAACCACAAGCTTAGGAAACATCAGCTCTGCCAAAATTCTGGATGGCGTGGTCTGCGGTGGAGCAACTGCTGATTCAGCAAAAGTTTGTGTGACCCATGGTTTATTACAAACTGGAGCTCAATACACTATTATAGCTGCGAATAATGTGAACGGAGACGGATTCGATAATACTTCTTGGGGTTCTATTCGTGATTCGGGAGATTCTGAAAATATCCAATCTTCGCCGAGAGATAGAGCTTCCTTCTTAGGTTGTGGAACTTCTCCTGTAAACTTTGAAGATGGCCCAATCTCAATCGATCCGAACGGTTCCACGTTCGGTTATTTAGCGGACTTTAACAGCAAGATCTATACAGGTCCGAATAATGCGGGTAACGGAGCATTACGTTTCGCTTATGATGGTTCTAACCCTGAGTCAGTTCAGTTCTCTTTTGCGAAAGATACTAACGGACAAAATTCAGATACTTCTAACGTTAGTTCTAACTCTGCGACCACCAGAGAAAATAGCATTGCAGTTCCACCTTACGTGACCTTAGGGCACTCAGGCTGTACACAAAACGATGCAACTCTTGCAAATGGTTGTGGTCCGGACAATGAAAGTGGAAGAGGAATTTTCACAACGGGTTCTTTAAGTAGCAACCCTTATATCTTCATTGCAGCAGCAAGAACAGTTCCGAGCGGATCTAACTATAATTTCGATTATATTTACTACTCGAACGATACTTCCACCAACCTGAACTATAAATATATTGATATGGGTTCCATCACAGGAACTGTAACTGCAGGTACTTCTTCCATTAGCGTTCTAAATGATAGAGTGTTCCCTGGATTTGCAAAACCAAGTAATGATGGAACTGGAACAGGCGGTGGATTAAACGCTCCTGACTTCGGATTTATCACATTCAATAGTTCCGACTCTGGCGGCACAGGAAACTGTACTGCAGGTTCCAACTGTGATGCGTACGATGGTAGCAATGGTAGAAGGATACGTATCGATTATATGCCTTACTTTGGCGGCCCTTCAAACGGCGGAAACGGGAACGTAAATAGCAGCCCGAACTGGGGATATTATATCGGTGTGGATTCTTCCATAGTATTTAAGAGCAGGATCTATGCCGCAAACGGTGGTTTGCATGCAGTGGGGCATAATGGATCGATTATCCGTTCTAATTCAGCGAATCCGACAACTGCTTGTTCCACCAAGAACACTTGCACCGATTGGACAGAAGTTGGGCCAAGAACCAATACCAAATGGCATAATAGCACTACGAACAATTGGTTCTCTCTGGAACTAGCAAAATTCTATGATCTTATCCCTGCCGACAGAGCTTTTGCTCAGTTTGCAGAATACAATGATAGATTGTATGTGACTCGGACCATTTGTGTCCAAGGAACACAAGCTAGCGGAATTCGCACAACTGCAGGAACAGTATCCGGTTGTACGGACGGAACCGACACAAACCGTAGAGCTCAATTATGGAAATGTGATCCTACTCTTACAGGAGGCAACACGGAATGTGATGCTGGCGACTGGACTGTAGTGGGAGATGATGGAAATGGTATCACTAACTTCGGAGATTCCACCAACAAAACAATTACGATGGTGGCTAAGAACGGAGCTTATCTGTACGTAGGATTCGATAACCCGAACGGTATCAGAATCTATCGCACGAATACCAGTAACCCAGGCTCCGCATCTAACGTATGGACTCAGATTGCCGGTAATGGACTTACAGATTCAAGCAATGTTCAACAGATCTTCTCCGCCGTATCCGTGAGCACTGGCGGTGTTTATTATCTCTATGTGAGTGTTGGTAAAAACAATACTCCAGTAAGAGTATACAGACAACAAAACCTATGA
- a CDS encoding HTTM domain-containing protein, whose translation MSIWNRYKSKLSEQSPAWSLGFFRFGFGILLFFISARYLQYGWVQKYFLEPDFHFKHFGFSWVGVIPGPLLYSVFIIICIAALFISFGILYRTSILIYWLGFSYFNLLDVSTYLNHYYLVFLLLFLLFWIPADRCFSLSHFLDAYRKGRWSIPKIPNWSLWILRFQIGCVYFFGGLAKLVPDWLFSAQPLRIWLVRNTDFPVIGGFFSYPIAGYIFSYAGLFFDLFVPFCLLKKNLRPWAYTFVLIFHILTWRLFPIGMFPWIMIFSALIFFPASWPIKARGFLKRRGIFPYGEFKNLFKTAWNKLPVTFRFLSAKILLIFFSTLEKPNIWWRSLETKLKDFASFFVSKFGVWAASLYILIQTLFPLRHFLYPGNHLWTEQGFRFAWHIMLIQKNGFASFQVVNLRTGEIQYILPESYLNEVQKTMMSTQPDLILQFAHFLGEKEKKRTGDDIAVYAEVRVSLNGKKSLPFIDPNRDLMKVKDDFLNKDWILPDFK comes from the coding sequence TTGTCTATTTGGAATCGGTACAAGTCCAAACTATCCGAACAATCTCCAGCTTGGTCTTTAGGATTTTTCAGATTTGGATTCGGTATTCTTTTATTTTTTATCTCAGCTCGTTATCTTCAGTATGGTTGGGTGCAAAAATATTTTTTGGAGCCTGATTTTCATTTTAAACATTTCGGATTCTCTTGGGTCGGAGTAATTCCTGGACCACTATTATATTCTGTTTTTATAATCATTTGTATTGCGGCGCTTTTCATCTCTTTTGGTATATTATACCGGACCTCAATTTTAATTTATTGGTTAGGATTTTCTTATTTTAATCTCCTGGATGTTTCCACTTATCTAAATCATTACTATTTAGTTTTTCTTTTACTCTTCCTTTTATTTTGGATCCCGGCAGATCGTTGTTTTTCTTTATCACATTTTTTAGATGCATATCGGAAAGGTAGATGGAGTATTCCTAAAATTCCAAATTGGTCTTTATGGATCCTTCGATTCCAAATCGGTTGTGTATATTTTTTCGGTGGTTTAGCAAAATTAGTTCCGGACTGGTTATTCTCTGCCCAACCTCTTAGAATTTGGTTAGTTCGAAATACAGACTTTCCCGTGATCGGCGGATTTTTCTCTTATCCAATTGCAGGTTATATTTTCAGCTATGCAGGATTATTTTTTGATCTATTCGTTCCATTCTGTCTTCTGAAAAAAAATCTGAGACCTTGGGCCTACACTTTTGTTTTAATCTTTCACATTCTCACCTGGAGACTTTTTCCGATTGGAATGTTTCCTTGGATCATGATCTTTTCTGCTTTAATATTTTTTCCTGCAAGCTGGCCAATTAAAGCCAGGGGATTCTTAAAAAGAAGAGGGATTTTCCCTTACGGAGAATTTAAAAATTTATTCAAAACGGCTTGGAACAAACTTCCAGTCACATTCCGCTTTCTTTCCGCAAAAATTTTACTAATATTTTTTAGTACTTTAGAAAAACCGAATATATGGTGGAGAAGTCTCGAAACCAAGTTGAAAGATTTTGCTTCTTTTTTTGTTTCTAAATTCGGAGTCTGGGCCGCGTCCTTATATATTTTGATCCAGACACTTTTTCCTCTCAGGCATTTTTTATACCCTGGGAATCATTTATGGACCGAACAAGGTTTTAGATTTGCATGGCATATCATGCTCATTCAAAAGAATGGATTTGCCAGCTTCCAAGTAGTCAATTTACGGACTGGTGAGATCCAATACATTTTACCAGAGTCTTATTTAAACGAAGTCCAAAAAACTATGATGAGTACTCAACCGGATCTAATCTTACAATTTGCCCATTTTTTAGGGGAAAAAGAAAAGAAAAGAACAGGCGATGATATTGCAGTCTATGCAGAAGTAAGAGTTTCCCTAAATGGCAAAAAAAGCCTTCCATTCATTGATCCAAATCGAGATCTAATGAAGGTGAAGGATGATTTTTTAAATAAGGACTGGATCCTTCCAGACTTTAAATAA
- a CDS encoding DNA-processing protein DprA, whose translation MDFLSLSSPSLYKILCRSRFLSQSFSQSEVLEKLNKILPKDLKEKAEFDSKNYSSSLKKLGVDIVSYFDPEYPSLLKEIYDPPPNLFCFGNVSLLKLSYLAVVGTRKVSPITLYYSKLIPNFANSLGLDGIISGLALGLDKAAMLQALDQEIPVIGVMGTGPEKEYPYENKNLYKRMKSSTNGLVITECPPGFEVRKYAFPKRNRIITGISPSLLVMEAPSKSGALSSASNAISQDRDVFVFDHPLQTQNHGGKQLLSEGASPVSFDNYQKAGEKIFHLEEILPSNFEEVPGMLAQLGKNKLNGNWIDLGNGFIRSVQ comes from the coding sequence ATGGATTTTCTTTCTCTTTCTTCTCCAAGTTTATATAAAATCCTATGTAGATCCAGATTTTTATCCCAGAGTTTCTCTCAATCGGAAGTTCTGGAAAAATTGAATAAAATACTTCCAAAAGATCTGAAAGAAAAAGCGGAGTTTGACTCTAAAAATTATTCTTCTTCCTTAAAGAAATTAGGAGTAGATATTGTTTCTTATTTTGATCCTGAATATCCCTCCCTTTTAAAGGAAATTTATGACCCTCCGCCAAATTTATTCTGCTTCGGCAATGTTTCTCTTTTAAAACTTTCCTACCTTGCGGTTGTGGGAACTAGAAAAGTATCACCAATCACATTATATTATTCTAAATTAATTCCAAATTTTGCGAATTCCCTTGGATTGGATGGTATTATTTCGGGCTTAGCATTAGGACTTGATAAGGCCGCAATGTTACAAGCATTAGACCAAGAAATTCCTGTGATAGGAGTAATGGGCACAGGTCCAGAAAAGGAATATCCTTACGAAAACAAGAATTTATACAAAAGAATGAAATCTTCTACAAATGGTTTAGTGATCACAGAATGCCCTCCAGGTTTCGAAGTCAGAAAATATGCGTTCCCAAAAAGAAATAGGATCATCACTGGGATTTCCCCTTCTCTTTTGGTAATGGAAGCTCCTTCTAAAAGTGGAGCATTGTCATCCGCATCTAACGCGATCTCTCAAGATAGAGATGTTTTTGTTTTTGATCATCCTCTACAAACTCAGAACCATGGTGGAAAACAATTACTCTCCGAAGGTGCAAGTCCTGTCTCGTTTGATAATTATCAAAAAGCAGGAGAAAAAATTTTTCATTTAGAGGAAATTCTCCCTTCTAACTTCGAAGAAGTTCCCGGAATGCTTGCTCAATTGGGAAAAAACAAATTGAATGGTAATTGGATCGATTTAGGAAACGGTTTTATTCGATCTGTTCAATAA
- a CDS encoding tetratricopeptide repeat protein has product MRTISLLVLLFVFLLSDCKNLSKFSGKNTKPPTVEDLDAWKRRLNMDESEIIELEKKIREMASKTRSAGALSWKIAQGYMKIGDYDLASKYYNKAIQEEGSGKTEVIGADVHFFESSLPYFDKAQLLMPVDQQLLFETALSYANASKDRGWEPKRRQIAIEIFQSLSRQDTRDSRFPYQLALIYFDSSMADSSWEGINAGFQDQEKAFTLLDSILKKEPRNVPVLFAKGNFLYRFGKAQEAKDIYLHLKNTIEGLKKDGFIKEDLNENESYKNVINNLNKMESPEN; this is encoded by the coding sequence ATGAGGACCATATCCCTTCTCGTTCTTCTTTTTGTATTTCTGTTGTCCGATTGTAAAAACCTAAGTAAATTTTCAGGAAAGAATACAAAACCTCCAACAGTCGAGGATTTGGATGCTTGGAAACGCCGCTTAAATATGGACGAATCCGAGATCATTGAATTAGAGAAGAAGATCCGAGAAATGGCATCTAAGACCAGATCTGCGGGAGCTCTCAGTTGGAAAATCGCCCAAGGTTATATGAAGATCGGTGATTATGATCTAGCATCCAAATATTATAATAAAGCAATCCAAGAAGAAGGTTCCGGAAAAACAGAAGTGATCGGCGCCGATGTTCATTTTTTCGAATCATCTCTACCTTATTTTGATAAAGCACAACTTTTGATGCCAGTGGACCAACAGCTTCTTTTTGAAACTGCATTGTCTTATGCAAACGCCTCCAAGGACAGAGGTTGGGAACCTAAAAGAAGACAAATCGCAATCGAGATCTTCCAATCCCTTTCGAGACAAGATACAAGAGATTCCAGGTTTCCTTATCAATTAGCTCTGATCTATTTTGACTCCTCTATGGCTGATTCTTCCTGGGAAGGGATCAATGCAGGTTTCCAAGACCAAGAGAAAGCATTTACTCTTTTAGATTCTATCTTAAAAAAAGAGCCTCGTAATGTTCCTGTGTTATTTGCAAAAGGGAACTTTTTATATAGATTTGGAAAAGCTCAAGAAGCAAAAGACATCTATCTACATTTAAAAAATACGATAGAAGGTCTAAAAAAAGACGGATTTATCAAAGAAGATCTGAACGAAAATGAATCTTATAAAAATGTAATTAATAATCTCAACAAAATGGAATCCCCCGAGAATTAA
- a CDS encoding DoxX family protein: MQTIGKYVYAVPFLLFGLNHFVAGSQMAGMVPVPGGVIWIYVTGAAMIAASVSIFINKKTKLAMILLAVLLGIYIVLLHLPGAIKGDMSSTINTLKDLGLLGGALVIAGISRDNG; encoded by the coding sequence ATGCAAACAATCGGGAAATATGTGTATGCTGTCCCGTTCCTACTTTTTGGACTTAACCATTTTGTAGCAGGAAGCCAAATGGCTGGAATGGTTCCTGTCCCAGGCGGAGTCATTTGGATCTATGTAACAGGAGCCGCAATGATCGCAGCTTCGGTAAGCATTTTTATAAATAAAAAAACCAAACTCGCTATGATCCTACTAGCTGTACTATTAGGAATTTATATTGTTCTTCTACATTTACCAGGAGCAATCAAAGGAGATATGTCCTCCACTATCAATACCTTAAAAGATTTAGGCCTTTTAGGTGGAGCTTTAGTTATCGCTGGAATTTCCAGAGATAACGGATAA
- a CDS encoding GNAT family N-acetyltransferase, whose translation MDLGKKIDLPQGWRMVRPEDLQILIQMEKTVFGNSSWSNYSIQSHIENHPAWIKEDTGFLFYMDLIDFSELLRIGILPEKRKRGEAGSILKTLCDLFPRTILEVSNVNSSAILLYTKLGFVESGRRKSYYGPGEDAILMEKVH comes from the coding sequence TTGGATCTGGGAAAAAAAATTGATCTGCCCCAAGGTTGGAGAATGGTCCGACCTGAAGATTTACAAATTCTGATCCAAATGGAAAAAACAGTATTTGGAAATTCTTCTTGGTCCAATTATTCCATCCAAAGCCATATCGAAAATCATCCTGCTTGGATCAAAGAGGATACAGGTTTCCTATTTTATATGGACCTGATTGATTTTTCGGAATTATTACGAATAGGAATTCTCCCTGAAAAACGTAAAAGAGGAGAAGCCGGATCCATCCTGAAAACACTATGCGATTTATTTCCCAGAACTATTTTAGAAGTATCTAATGTGAATTCTTCTGCGATTTTGTTGTATACTAAATTAGGTTTTGTGGAATCAGGGAGAAGGAAATCTTATTATGGCCCGGGAGAAGACGCGATCTTAATGGAGAAGGTTCACTAA
- the ispF gene encoding 2-C-methyl-D-erythritol 2,4-cyclodiphosphate synthase — MYRIGQGLDFHRLEKNETRPLILGGAVIDSEYALIGHSDADIVIHALADAILGAMGLGDIGQYFPDTDPSLKNMDSKLILQKTLDLAKEKSFSLVNIDCTLIGERPKIAPHRIKIQSSLSNLLGLPEDCVSVKATTTEKMGALGRTEGLGASCVVLLQKN; from the coding sequence ATGTACCGAATAGGACAAGGCCTAGACTTTCACAGACTGGAGAAAAACGAGACCCGCCCTTTAATTTTGGGCGGAGCTGTCATTGATTCTGAATACGCACTCATCGGTCATTCCGATGCAGATATCGTAATACACGCATTAGCCGATGCGATTTTAGGAGCTATGGGACTGGGAGATATAGGACAATATTTTCCCGACACAGATCCTTCTCTTAAAAACATGGATTCCAAATTGATCTTGCAAAAAACTTTAGATCTTGCAAAAGAGAAAAGTTTCAGCTTAGTAAACATCGATTGCACTTTAATCGGAGAAAGACCTAAGATTGCTCCACATAGAATTAAAATACAATCCTCACTTTCTAACCTTTTAGGACTTCCTGAAGATTGTGTTTCCGTGAAAGCAACGACTACCGAAAAAATGGGAGCCTTGGGAAGGACCGAAGGATTGGGCGCAAGTTGCGTGGTACTTTTGCAGAAAAATTAA